A portion of the Limanda limanda chromosome 3, fLimLim1.1, whole genome shotgun sequence genome contains these proteins:
- the LOC132998302 gene encoding protein phosphatase 1 regulatory subunit 3E, whose product MEAECARPAPVMLPPKNCLPRNYSCIAGLFGSLAAANPRLDDGDDYDVMNGTCEPIESPVVDERPRGREIFLKPQQSPNLRRRCKSLPTPTERAKLEVSPRSRSPTSQKKVRFADSLGLELISVKHFDDADEPEVPERILAKLHKAPLQLSHLDTKFPRSPAQSVFMELQFSSPGTLRGFEQKVREVRVLLETVTADEFSLSGFVRVLNLAFEKSVSLRYSLNNWITFMDSLASYVPESSAGDTDQFRFKIVTPTYLDDGGTLQFAIRYCVGGHVFWDNNNGNNYKVRRHRFKMSPPREWENGWIHFI is encoded by the coding sequence ATGGAAGCGGAGTGCGCTCGTCCTGCCCCGGTCATGCTGCCCCCGAAGAACTGCCTCCCGCGGAACTACAGCTGCATCGCCGGGCTGTTCGGGAGCCTGGCGGCGGCCAACCCGCGGCTGGACGACGGGGACGACTACGACGTGATGAACGGCACCTGCGAGCCCATCGAGAGCCCGGTGGTGGACGAGCGACCCCGGGGCAGGGAGATCTTCCTGAAGCCCCAGCAGAGCCCCAACCTGCGGCGGAGGTGCAAGTCGCTGCCCACCCCCACGGAGAGGGCCAAGCTGGAGGTGTCCCCCCGCAGCAGGAGTCCCACCAGCCAGAAGAAGGTCCGCTTCGCCGACTCCCTGGGGCTGGAGCTGATCTCGGTCAAGCATTTCGACGATGCGGACGAGCCCGAGGTGCCGGAGCGCATCCTGGCCAAGCTGCACAAAGCTCCGCTGCAGCTGAGCCATTTGGACACGAAGTTCCCCCGCAGCCCTGCGCAGTCTGTGTTCATGGAGCTGCAGTTCAGCAGCCCGGGCACGCTGCGGGGCTTCGAGCAGAAGGTGCGGGAGGTGCGGGTCCTGCTGGAGACCGTGACCGCGGACGAGTTCAGCCTGTCCGGCTTCGTGCGTGTGCTGAACCTGGCCTTCGAGAAGAGCGTGTCCCTGCGCTACTCCCTCAACAACTGGATCACGTTCATGGACAGCCTGGCGTCCTACGTGCCCGAGTCCAGCGCAGGGGACACCGACCAGTTCCGTTTCAAAATCGTCACGCCCACCTACCTGGACGACGGGGGCACGCTGCAGTTCGCCATCAGATACTGTGTCGGAGGTCACGTGTTCTGGGACAACAATAATGGCAACAATTACAAAGTGCGGCGTCACCGGTTCAAGATGTCCCCGCCGCGGGAATGGGAGAACGGATGGATTCACTTCATCTGA
- the atmin gene encoding ATM interactor: MAASARTSHRPPAPAAATAAATDSPREMITPTVVELSKEVRTNILCTVKGCGKILPNSPALNMHLVKSHRVQDGIVNPTVRKDMKGSQRLYSCPIEGCPRGPNRPFSQFSLVKQHFMKMHAEKKHKCSKCNNGYSTEWDLKRHIEDCGKTYQCSCGCPYASRAALLSHVYRTGHEIPTEHRIPPVKKRKMEKLLSDSEKVRTRESACQIMPTTVELTATTPPSHTAIHIPDSLSQNSNPRKSLQKLLLPKPKMALVSVPVMQLAHLPVLLPSTESGALRSVVLAVDSQGSVSTLHLLQQATGAVVSQLDTKSLGFKDSMQTSCSSLGFVSTGIQVSLDSIGAEESAGSLAVHRGRSTSTNIQTDKSYLSKMPTGVIVGEGIGLCSVVESSVSSCSQTDISVSAQVLLPVNVETQTFPSQAKATSSIGAQTDGQCPSPIPCSSSSSGLPHKTRQTQTHFATPQSEEKPPEQAILCSDLFGSDCLNVSTQTALDIHDTLTAAGSSIYEDSKSAVGMCFGVQTDELNSNNMADNQTQTMTLLNDLETILSNSMSGHQVLTEASAACGSGMGSVQEHHSGIDFDFEEFLNAVHIQTQTEESELGGLGSVTPLESLDIQTQTDFLLMEELDQSEGPSRTQASDLELFDTQTQTDLNFLLNAGSQMPLSSILRHSSFSISTESSDTETQTDIPTFAAGLSAQAPVSQGDHARLLSSTETQTVTSQAEGLGHLFLTSNETQTVMDDFLSADLAWNMESHFSSVETQTCGELYALFEHTEKPNS; this comes from the exons GATGGTATTGTCAATCCCACGGTCAGAAAGGACATGAAGGGCTCTCAGAGGCTGTACTCCTGTCCCATCGAGGGCTGTCCCAGGGGGCCCAACAGACCCTTCTCCCAGTTCTCCCTGGTAAAACAA CACTTTATGAAGATGCATgcagagaagaaacacaagTGCTCCAAGTGTAACAATGGCTACAGCACAGAGTGGGACCTGAAGAGGCACATAGAGGACTGTGGTAAAACCTACCAGTGTTCATGTGGGTGCCCCTACGCCAGCAGGGCTGCTCTACTCTCACATGTCTACAGGACGGGACACGAGATTCCTACAGAACACAG AATTCCTCCAGTAAAAAAGCGGAAAATGGAGAAGCTTTTAAGTGATTCTGAAAAGGTTAGGACCAGAGAGTCAGCCTGTCAGATCATGCCCACAACTGTCGAGCTGACGGCGACTACACCCCCCTCTCATACCGCAATTCACATCCCAGACTCACTGAGTCAGAACTCTAACCCTCGTAAGAGCCTCCAGAAACTGCTTCTACCAAAGCCCAAGATGGCATTGGTCAGTGTTCCCGTGATGCAGCTGGCCCACCTGCCTGTCCTCCTTCCATCCACAGAAAGTGGTGCTCTGAGGTCTGTAGTGCTGGCAGTCGACAGCCAAGGATCTGTCAGCACCCTACATCTCCTTCAACAAGCAACCGGAGCAGTAGTCTCCCAACTTGACACTAAGAGTCTTGGTTTCAAGGACAGCATGCAGACTTCCTGTTCTAGCCTGGGGTTTGTTAGCACAGGAATCCAGGTCAGTCTGGACTCTATAGGCGCTGAGGAGTCAGCCGGCAGCCTGGCAGTACACCGGGGAAGAAGCACCTCCACTAACATTCAGACAGACAAATCATACTTGTCGAAAATGCCCACAGGGGTGATTGTAGGAGAGGGGATAGGCTTGTGCTCTGTGGTTGAGTCCTCTGTGTCGTCCTGCTCCCAAACAGACATCAGCGTGAGTGCCCAGGTCCTCCTCCCAGTCAATGTTGAAACCCAAACATTCCCTTCCCAAGCCAAAGCCACCTCCTCTATAGGAGCTCAGACAGACGGCCAGTGTCCTAGCCCAATTCcttgctcctcctcatcatctggGCTCCCACACAAAACcaggcaaacacagacacactttgcGACACCACAATCAGAGGAGAAGCCTCCGGAGCAAGCTATCCTGTGTTCTGACCTGTTTGGCAGTGACTGCCTGAACGTCTCTACCCAGACAGCTCTGGACATACATGACACCCTCACTGCTGCAGGAAGCAGTATATATGAGGACTCAAAGTCGGCAGTTGGTATGTGTTTTGGGGTGCAGACAGACGAGCTCAACTCAAACAACATGGCTGACAACCAAACCCAAACGATGACCTTGTTAAATGACTTGGAGACTATTCTGTCTAACAGTATGTCCGGCCACCAGGTGCTCACAGAGGCCTCTGCAGCCTGTGGCTCAGGTATGGGATCCGTTCAGGAGCATCACAGTGGCATAGACTTTGACTTTGAAGAGTTCCTTAATGCTGTGCAtattcagacacagacagaggagagtgaGCTGGGAGGACTAGGCAGTGTCACGCCTCTGGAGTCTCTGGACATCCAGACCCAGACTGACTTCCTCCTGATGGAGGAATTGGACCAAAGCGAGGGACCAAGTCGCACCCAGGCCAGCGATCTGGAGCTATTTGATACACAGACTCAGACTGACCTCAATTTCCTGCTCAACGCCGGAAGCCAGATGCCCCTGAGCAGCATCCTGCGACATTCAAGCTTTTCCATAAGCACAGAGTCCTCagatacagaaacacagacagatatACCTACATTTGCCGCTGGCCTCTCTGCTCAGGCCcctgtcagtcagggggaccatGCTAGGCTACTGAGCAGCACTGAGACACAGACTGTGACGAGTCAGGCCGAAGGCCTGGGACACCTCTTTCTGACCAGCAACGAAACACAGACTGTCATGGATGACTTCTTGTCTGCAGACCTGGCCTGGAATATGGAGTCCCATTTCAGCTCTGTGGAAACCCAGACATGTGGGGAGCTTTATGCTCTCTTTGAACACActgagaaacccaacagttga
- the LOC132998138 gene encoding uncharacterized protein LOC132998138, which yields MATCEEADLIVCGSDEEPSPQEDEEDEEDEELYQTPERGTSKRPADILLDLSEEADVKELEPYQYHLYSGVEEAVCGWDRVAPLSCILLTQKKDRKPEKKDADKPTISEDLTPVTSEGSRSISEQRCESCPGLCNQQGESCIVNAVAALQLDNTEWPFVNAMQKTASHHFPERTEEGRTLGETWRTHHLSSKCTVSEKRPIKPQKHSHRPNSTVVPIKTYTFLPPIKTQHLNLKVDGQTCSGRKASGEANLQERGFMLDKRSGRRGTREELPNHPAALTSTHQTCHNNAPLSYAGSVSIPKGYQVPVSTKPDTVQYGRYMSGKSLTRILQGSTAAGAQTHLQPSCLFS from the exons ATGGCGACATGTGAAGAAGCAGATCTCATAGTGTGTGGATCAGATGAGGAGCCTTCACcacaggaggatgaggaggatgaggaggatgaggagcttTACCAGACACCAGAGAGGGGAACAAGTAAAAGACCTGCTGACATCCTGTTGGACCTCAGTGAGGAGGCCGATGTGAAAGAACTGGAGCCATATCAGTATCATCTGTACTCTGGTGTGGAAGAAGCT GTCTGTGGTTGGGACAGAGTGGCTCCACTGAGCTGCATTCTTCTGACTCAGAAGAAAGACAGGAAACCAGAGAAAAAGGATGCAGACAAACCAACCATCTCAGAAGATCTGACACCTGTTACTTCAGAAGGCTCACGCAGCATCTCAGAGCAGCGCTGTGAGTCGTGTCCAGGACTTTGTAACCAACAGGGAGAATCTTGCATTGTCAATGCTGTGGCAGCTCTGCAGCTAGATAACACAGAATGGCCTTTCGTCAATGCCATGCAGAAAACTGCATCACATCACTTCCCAGAAAggacagaggaaggaagaaCTCTTGGAGAGACTTGGCGGACTCATCATCTGTCCTCAAAATGCACCGTGTCAGAGAAAAGACCTATAAAGCCTCAGAAACACAGCCACAGGCCCAACAGCACCGTGGTTCCCATCAAGACCTACACATTCTTACCACCAATCAAGACACAGCATCTGAATCTGAAGGTTGACGGCCAGACCTGCAGTGGCAGGAAGGCTTCAGGGGAAGCGAACTTGCAGGAAAGAGGTTTCATGTTGGATAAGAGAAGCGGGAGGAGAGGAACAAGAGAGGAGCTTCCCAATCACCCTGCAGCCCTGACCTCCACACACCAGACATGTCACAATAACGCACCCTTGTCTTATGCAGGAAGTGTTTCTATTCCCAAAGGGTATCAGGTGCCCGTGTCCACCAAACCTGACACAGTGCAGTACGGGCGCTACATGTCGGGTAAGAGCCTCACACGGATCCTCCAGGGCAGCACTGCAGCAGGTGCCCAGACCCATCTCCAGCCCAGCTGCCTGTTTTCCTAA